One Cellulomonas sp. NS3 genomic region harbors:
- a CDS encoding UxaA family hydrolase, translating to MSTTLPELTDCALVLRPGDDVAVATRDLQSGTEIRHDGAPLVIRQSVPRGHKLAVRDVPAGGQVHKYGQSIGLATRDIAVGDHVHTHNLGMDDVARDYEFGTARVRPAPWAGPVRTFQGYHRADGRVGTRNYVAILTSVNCSASSARMIADQFRGPVLDAYPHVDGVVALTHTTGCGLVAQSEGAQITLRTLRGYADHPNVAGVLVLGLGCEMLPAQSLLDGLDLPADKPVRTLVIQETGGIRRTVKAGVEAVQDMLPEIEALRRAPAPVSELVLGMNCGGSDGYSGITANPALGYASDLLVAHGATTILAETPEVFGAEHLLTRRAVSEEVGRTLLRRIDWWQTYAAQGGGSLDNNPSPGNKAGGLTTILEKSLGAVAKGGSAELAAVYEYAEPVTAKGFTFMDTPGYDPVSVTGIVAGGSTVVVFTTGRGSVLGCKPTPSIKVCTNTETYDRMSEDMDLNAGRIVDGEATVHQVGEEIFEKIIAVASGEQTVSEELDLGQDEFVPWQLGTVT from the coding sequence ATGAGCACCACCCTTCCCGAGCTCACGGACTGCGCGCTGGTCCTGCGGCCCGGTGACGACGTCGCCGTGGCGACCCGCGACCTGCAGTCGGGCACGGAGATCCGGCACGACGGCGCGCCGCTCGTGATCCGGCAGAGCGTGCCGCGCGGGCACAAGCTCGCCGTCCGCGACGTCCCCGCCGGTGGCCAGGTGCACAAGTACGGGCAGTCGATCGGCCTCGCGACCCGCGACATCGCCGTCGGGGACCACGTGCACACGCACAACCTCGGCATGGACGACGTCGCGCGCGACTACGAGTTCGGCACCGCGCGCGTGCGTCCCGCGCCGTGGGCGGGGCCTGTCCGCACGTTCCAGGGCTACCACCGCGCCGACGGCCGGGTCGGGACGCGCAACTACGTCGCGATCCTCACGTCGGTGAACTGCTCGGCGTCGTCCGCGCGCATGATCGCCGACCAGTTCCGCGGCCCGGTGCTCGACGCATACCCGCACGTCGACGGGGTCGTCGCGCTCACGCACACGACGGGCTGCGGGCTCGTCGCGCAGAGCGAGGGCGCGCAGATCACGCTGCGCACGCTGCGCGGGTACGCCGACCACCCCAACGTGGCGGGTGTCCTCGTGCTCGGGCTCGGCTGCGAGATGCTGCCCGCGCAGTCGCTGCTCGACGGGCTCGACCTGCCCGCCGACAAGCCCGTGCGCACGCTCGTGATCCAGGAGACCGGCGGGATCCGCCGGACCGTCAAGGCGGGCGTCGAGGCGGTCCAGGACATGCTCCCCGAGATCGAGGCGCTGCGCCGCGCCCCGGCGCCGGTCTCCGAGCTCGTGCTCGGCATGAACTGCGGCGGCAGCGACGGGTACTCGGGCATCACCGCCAACCCGGCGCTCGGCTACGCGTCGGACCTGCTCGTCGCGCACGGCGCCACCACGATCCTCGCGGAGACCCCCGAGGTCTTCGGGGCCGAGCACCTGCTGACGCGCCGTGCGGTCAGCGAGGAGGTCGGCCGCACGCTCCTCCGGCGCATCGACTGGTGGCAGACGTACGCGGCGCAGGGCGGCGGCTCGCTCGACAACAACCCGTCCCCCGGCAACAAGGCCGGCGGGCTCACGACGATCCTCGAGAAGTCGCTCGGGGCCGTCGCCAAGGGGGGCAGCGCCGAGCTGGCGGCCGTCTACGAGTACGCCGAGCCCGTGACCGCGAAGGGCTTCACGTTCATGGACACCCCGGGCTACGACCCGGTCTCCGTGACCGGGATCGTCGCGGGCGGCTCGACCGTCGTGGTGTTCACGACCGGGCGCGGGTCGGTGCTCGGGTGCAAGCCGACGCCGTCGATCAAGGTGTGCACCAACACCGAGACCTACGACCGGATGTCCGAGGACATGGACCTGAACGCGGGGCGGATCGTCGACGGCGAGGCGACGGTGCATCAGGTCGGCGAGGAGATCTTCGAGAAGATCATCGCCGTCGCGTCCGGCGAGCAGACCGTCTCCGAGGAGCTCGACCTCGGGCAGGACGAGTTCGTGCCGTGGCAGCTCGGGACGGTGACGTGA
- a CDS encoding sensor histidine kinase — MITTHPEQTFRHDLVLHDGPEDLVRLMAPFLRAGAAAGERTVVLGRPDLVDALLAAVPEVTDALALREQEHERFAGRDLHRAQQLLARLDGEGTAVRIVNQMPVATTPEQWHEWRRYEAAANVVLAPYRAWGKCAHDERTLDAGMLEDLRATHAHVEDAHSGGPNAAFDEAGTHAGTFFEVPAHPTEASPPTLALVDPSSADARRAVRELALRAGLPETAQETVILATSEAVENAWTHGRAPVLVRGWLDRPGRVTVAVSDTGPGPHPLVGLLPASPGSPYDRGGMWMVQVLLRDVHHRTGPGGYTVTFSVDDDPVAPPRG, encoded by the coding sequence ATGATCACGACCCACCCGGAGCAGACCTTCCGGCACGACCTCGTCCTGCACGACGGGCCCGAGGACCTCGTCCGGCTCATGGCACCCTTCCTGCGCGCGGGCGCCGCCGCCGGGGAGCGCACGGTCGTGCTCGGGCGCCCCGACCTCGTCGACGCGCTGCTCGCCGCGGTGCCCGAGGTCACCGACGCCCTCGCCCTGCGCGAGCAGGAGCACGAGCGGTTCGCCGGTCGCGACCTGCACCGTGCGCAGCAGCTCCTGGCCCGGTTGGACGGCGAGGGGACCGCGGTCCGGATCGTCAACCAGATGCCCGTCGCGACGACCCCGGAGCAGTGGCACGAGTGGCGCCGGTACGAGGCGGCCGCGAACGTCGTCCTCGCGCCCTACCGGGCGTGGGGCAAGTGCGCGCACGACGAGCGCACGCTCGACGCCGGCATGCTCGAGGACCTGCGGGCGACGCACGCGCACGTCGAGGACGCCCACAGCGGGGGCCCGAACGCCGCCTTCGACGAGGCGGGGACGCACGCCGGCACCTTCTTCGAGGTCCCCGCGCACCCCACGGAGGCCTCGCCCCCGACGCTCGCGCTCGTCGACCCGTCGTCCGCGGACGCCCGCCGTGCGGTGCGCGAGCTCGCGCTGCGGGCGGGGCTCCCGGAGACCGCCCAGGAGACGGTCATCCTGGCCACGAGCGAGGCCGTGGAGAACGCGTGGACGCACGGGCGGGCCCCGGTGCTGGTCCGCGGCTGGCTGGACCGGCCGGGGCGCGTCACCGTCGCGGTGAGCGACACCGGCCCCGGCCCGCACCCGCTCGTCGGCCTCCTGCCCGCGTCGCCCGGCAGCCCGTACGACCGCGGCGGGATGTGGATGGTCCAGGTGCTCCTGCGCGACGTCCACCACCGCACGGGGCCGGGCGGCTACACGGTGACGTTCAGCGTCGACGACGACCCCGTCGCGCCCCCGCGAGGCTGA
- a CDS encoding excinuclease ABC subunit UvrA yields MATSTETEPSTTEPSTQPRTGHVADSHDLIRVHGARENNLKDVSVELPKRRLTVFTGVSGSGKSSLVFGTIAAESQRMINETYSAFVQGFMPTLARPDVDVLEGLTTAIIVDQERMGANPRSTVGTATDANAMLRIVFSRLGQPHVGSSQAFSFNVASISGAGAVTYEKGGTTTKERREFSITGGMCPRCEGIGKVTDFDLTALFDASKSLNEGALTIPGYSVDGWYGRIFSQSGFFDADKPVGQFTKAELHDLLYKEPVKIKVDNINLTYEGVIPKIQKSLLAKDKDAMQPHIRAFVDRAVTFTTCPDCDGTRLNEGARSSKIGGVSIADACAMQISDLAQWVRSLDEPSVAPVLATLRDTLDSFVEIGLGYLSLDRSSGTLSGGEAQRTKMIRHLGSSLTDITYVFDEPTTGLHPHDVQSMNDLLLRLRDKGNTVLVVEHEPETIEIADHVVDLGPKAGTAGGTICFEGSVEGLRASDTLTGRHLGYRATLKDSVRTPTGALEIRGATTHNLRGVDVDIPLGVLVVVTGVAGSGKSSLVHGSIPRGAEVVSIDQVPIRGSRRSNPATYTGLLEPIRKAFAKANGVKPALFSANSAGACPTCNGAGVIYTDLAMMAGVATTCEECQGKRFQASVLEYHLGGKDISEVLAMSVTEAEEFFGAGDARLPAAHAILDRLADVGLGYLSLGQPLTTLSGGERQRLKLATHMSEKGGVYVLDEPTTGLHLADVEQLLGLLDRLVESGKSVIVIEHSQAVMARADWIIDVGPGAGHDGGQIVFEGTPADLVAVRSTLTGEHLARYVLD; encoded by the coding sequence ATGGCCACGAGCACCGAGACCGAGCCGTCCACGACCGAGCCGTCCACCCAGCCGCGCACCGGCCACGTCGCCGACTCGCACGACCTCATCCGCGTGCACGGCGCGCGCGAGAACAACCTCAAGGACGTCAGCGTCGAGCTCCCCAAGCGCCGGCTCACCGTGTTCACGGGCGTGTCCGGCTCGGGCAAGAGCTCGCTGGTGTTCGGCACGATCGCCGCCGAGTCGCAGCGCATGATCAACGAGACCTACAGCGCGTTCGTGCAGGGCTTCATGCCGACGCTCGCGCGCCCCGACGTGGACGTCCTCGAGGGCCTGACGACGGCGATCATCGTCGACCAGGAGCGCATGGGCGCCAACCCCCGCTCGACGGTCGGCACCGCGACGGACGCGAACGCGATGCTGCGGATCGTGTTCAGCCGCCTCGGGCAGCCGCACGTCGGCTCGTCGCAGGCGTTCTCGTTCAACGTCGCCTCGATCAGCGGGGCCGGGGCCGTCACGTACGAGAAGGGCGGCACGACCACCAAGGAGCGCCGCGAGTTCAGCATCACCGGCGGCATGTGCCCGCGCTGCGAGGGCATCGGCAAGGTCACCGACTTCGACCTCACGGCGCTGTTCGACGCGTCGAAGTCGCTCAACGAGGGCGCGCTCACCATCCCCGGGTACAGCGTCGACGGCTGGTACGGCCGGATCTTCAGCCAGTCGGGCTTCTTCGACGCCGACAAGCCCGTCGGCCAGTTCACGAAGGCCGAGCTGCACGACCTGCTCTACAAGGAGCCGGTCAAAATCAAGGTCGACAACATCAACCTCACCTACGAGGGCGTGATCCCGAAGATCCAGAAGTCGCTGCTCGCGAAGGACAAGGACGCGATGCAGCCGCACATCCGGGCCTTCGTGGACCGCGCGGTCACGTTCACGACGTGCCCGGACTGCGACGGGACGCGGCTCAACGAGGGCGCCCGCTCCTCGAAGATCGGCGGGGTCAGCATCGCCGACGCGTGCGCGATGCAGATCAGCGACCTCGCGCAGTGGGTGCGCAGCCTCGACGAGCCGTCGGTGGCCCCGGTGCTCGCGACGCTGCGCGACACCCTCGACTCGTTCGTGGAGATCGGCCTCGGCTACCTCTCGCTCGACCGGTCGTCGGGCACGCTCTCGGGCGGCGAGGCGCAGCGCACCAAGATGATCCGGCACCTCGGCTCGTCGCTCACCGACATCACGTACGTCTTCGACGAGCCGACCACGGGCCTGCACCCGCACGACGTCCAGAGCATGAACGACCTGCTGCTGCGCCTGCGCGACAAGGGCAACACGGTGCTCGTCGTCGAGCACGAGCCCGAGACCATCGAGATCGCGGACCACGTCGTCGACCTGGGGCCCAAGGCCGGCACCGCGGGTGGGACGATCTGCTTCGAGGGCAGCGTCGAGGGGCTGCGCGCGAGCGACACGCTCACGGGCCGCCACCTCGGCTACCGGGCGACGCTGAAGGACTCGGTGCGGACGCCCACGGGGGCCCTCGAGATCCGGGGCGCGACGACGCACAACCTGCGCGGCGTCGACGTCGACATCCCGCTCGGCGTGCTCGTCGTCGTCACGGGGGTGGCCGGCTCGGGCAAGAGCTCGCTCGTGCACGGCTCGATCCCGCGCGGGGCCGAGGTCGTGTCGATCGACCAGGTGCCGATCCGTGGCTCCCGGCGCAGCAACCCCGCGACGTACACGGGGCTGCTCGAGCCGATCCGGAAGGCGTTCGCCAAGGCCAACGGCGTCAAGCCGGCGCTGTTCAGCGCGAACTCCGCGGGCGCGTGCCCCACGTGCAACGGCGCGGGCGTCATCTACACCGATCTCGCGATGATGGCCGGCGTCGCGACGACGTGCGAGGAGTGCCAGGGCAAGCGGTTCCAGGCGTCGGTGCTCGAGTACCACCTGGGCGGCAAGGACATCAGCGAGGTGCTCGCGATGTCGGTGACCGAGGCCGAGGAGTTCTTCGGCGCCGGCGACGCGCGGCTGCCTGCGGCGCACGCCATCCTCGACCGGCTCGCGGACGTCGGGCTCGGCTACCTCAGCCTCGGGCAGCCCCTCACGACGCTGTCCGGCGGCGAGCGCCAGCGGCTCAAGCTCGCGACGCACATGTCGGAGAAGGGCGGGGTGTACGTGCTCGACGAGCCGACGACCGGCCTGCACCTCGCGGACGTCGAGCAGCTGCTCGGGCTGCTCGACCGGCTCGTCGAGTCCGGGAAGTCCGTGATCGTGATCGAGCACAGCCAGGCCGTCATGGCCCGCGCCGACTGGATCATCGACGTGGGGCCGGGAGCCGGGCACGACGGCGGGCAGATCGTGTTCGAGGGCACGCCCGCCGACCTGGTCGCGGTGCGCTCGACGCTCACCGGGGAGCACCTCGCGCGGTACGTGCTCGACTGA
- a CDS encoding helix-turn-helix transcriptional regulator — translation MDRDYAQPLDVPALARVALMSAGHFSRSFREAYGETPYAYLMTRRIERAKALLRRGDLSVTEVCMAVGCTSLGSFSSRFTELVGESPSAYRARVHDDAPIPACVTKVATRPVRNGEARAAHPPLA, via the coding sequence ATGGACCGCGACTACGCGCAGCCGCTCGACGTCCCGGCCCTCGCGCGCGTCGCGCTCATGTCGGCCGGCCACTTCTCCCGCAGCTTCCGCGAGGCGTACGGGGAGACCCCGTACGCGTACCTGATGACGCGGCGGATCGAGCGCGCGAAGGCCCTGCTGCGGCGCGGCGACCTGTCGGTGACCGAGGTCTGCATGGCGGTCGGCTGCACGTCGCTCGGGTCGTTCAGCTCGCGGTTCACGGAGCTCGTCGGCGAGAGCCCGAGCGCGTACCGGGCCCGGGTGCACGACGACGCCCCGATCCCCGCGTGCGTCACCAAGGTCGCCACGCGACCGGTCAGGAACGGAGAAGCGCGCGCCGCGCACCCGCCCCTAGCGTGA
- a CDS encoding VOC family protein translates to MDISLASCFIAVDDFDKALVFYRDVLGLEVRNDVGFENMRWITVGSPSLPDVDIVLEPALADPNASAADKQAAAELLAKGMLRGVIFRTDDVDATFERLRAAGAEVLQEPFDQPYGVRDCAFRDPAGNMLRFNQPRA, encoded by the coding sequence ATGGACATCTCCCTCGCCTCCTGCTTCATCGCCGTCGACGACTTCGACAAGGCGCTCGTCTTCTACCGCGACGTCCTCGGGCTGGAGGTCCGCAACGACGTCGGCTTCGAGAACATGCGCTGGATCACCGTCGGCTCGCCCTCGCTGCCCGACGTGGACATCGTGCTCGAGCCGGCGCTCGCGGACCCCAACGCCTCGGCCGCCGACAAGCAGGCCGCCGCCGAGCTGCTCGCCAAGGGCATGCTGCGCGGCGTCATCTTCCGCACCGACGACGTCGACGCGACGTTCGAGCGGCTCCGCGCGGCCGGGGCGGAGGTCCTCCAGGAGCCGTTCGACCAGCCCTACGGCGTGCGCGACTGCGCGTTCCGCGACCCGGCGGGGAACATGCTGCGGTTCAACCAGCCGCGCGCCTGA